The proteins below come from a single Mustela erminea isolate mMusErm1 chromosome 14, mMusErm1.Pri, whole genome shotgun sequence genomic window:
- the LOC116573034 gene encoding uncharacterized protein LOC116573034 encodes MDPGPGDEGAALAISPLRSGEKFHLFVSYSSVDAVWTRGLIGRLEADLPGLRVCLHERDFTPGRNVLENMAECIQQSQKVLLVLSQDFVRSRWCLLEADLSLFGYCLERKPVIPVLLRPCQVPLHLSHLTYLEATDSRFYRKLGQLLCNASHRLECALPARRPAPALYSGKALLSLSCINRDSLPSWKVGSFSTLVIPDPLKEVLEDPEVYRHALGILNGVRSPRSCLRYVGCRVPLGVFLIILSLTAFVLPVVLGLQRSPPAERFYLVSATGFFCPLLIVLGVNALCWFRRFSREKMRELALRVGEANVLLAPHSLLMGCDTMNKLYFVYVLLEDCRRVFLRAPDGEALFREALLRFSSSYTCCVAHAHFPAWEDAQGTPGHLELGLCFCQFVSLQLKTPQGLGVNPV; translated from the coding sequence ATGGATCCTGGCCCTGGGGACGAGGGCGCGGCGCTGGCCATCTCCCCTCTGCGGTCGGGTGAGAAGTTCCACCTGTTTGTGAGCTACAGCAGCGTGGACGCTGTGTGGACGCGCGGGCTCATCGGCCGGCTGGAGGCCGACCTCCCGGGGCTGCGGGTCTGCCTGCACGAGCGGGACTTCACCCCGGGCCGGAATGTCCTGGAGAACATGGCCGAGTGCATCCAGCAGAGCCAGAAAGTGCTGCTGGTGCTGAGCCAGGACTTCGTGCGGAGCCGGTGGTGCCTCCTGGAGGCCGACCTGTCTCTCTTCGGCTACTGCCTGGAGAGGAAGCCGGTCATCCCCGTCCTGCTGCGGCCCTGCCAGGTCCCGCTGCACCTCAGCCACCTGACCTACCTGGAGGCCACGGACAGCCGCTTCTACCGCAAGCTGGGGCAGCTGCTGTGCAACGCCAGCCACCGCCTGGAGTGCGCCCTGCCCGCCCGGCGCCCGGCGCCCGCCCTCTACAGTGGGAAGGCCCTGCTGAGCCTAAGCTGCATCAACAGGGACAGCCTGCCCTCGTGGAAGGTGGGGTCCTTCAGCACCCTCGTCATCCCTGACCCCCTGAAGGAGGTGCTAGAGGACCCCGAGGTCTACAGGCACGCCCTGGGCATCCTGAACGGCGTGCGGTCCCCCAGGTCCTGCCTCCGCTACGTGGGCTGCAGGGTCCCGCTGGGCGTCTTCCTGATCATCCTCTCCTTGACGGCGTTCGTTCTCCCCGTCGTTCTGGGGCTGCAGAGAAGCCCGCCGGCCGAGCGCTTCTACCTAGTGTCCGCCACGGGCTTTTTCTGCCCTCTGCTCATCGTCCTGGGCGTGAACGCCCTGTGCTGGTTCCGGAGGTTCTCTCGGGAGAAGATGCGGGAGCTGGCGCTCCGGGTGGGCGAGGCCAACGTGCTGCTGGCGCCCCACTCGCTGCTGATGGGCTGCGACACCATGAACAAGCTCTACTTCGTGTACGTGCTGCTGGAGGACTGCCGCCGGGTCTTCCTGCGGGCCCCCGACGGCGAGGCCCTGTTCCGAGAGGCCCTGCTGCGCTTCTCTTCCAGCTACACTTGCTGCGTGGCCCACGCGCACTTCCCCGCCTGGGAGGACGCCCAGGGGACTCCGGGCCACCTGGAGCTGGGCCTGTGCTTCTGCCAGTTCGTGTCTCTGCAGCTGAAGacaccccagggtcttggggttaACCCCGTGTGA
- the CALY gene encoding neuron-specific vesicular protein calcyon, whose translation MVKLGCSFSGKPGKDPGDQDGATTDSVPLISPLDVSQLQPPFPDQVVIKTQTEYQLSSPDQPKKFPDLEAQKLACNHPEEGRRLPTARMIAFAMALLGCVLIMYKAIWYDQFTCPDGFLLRHKICTPLTLEMYYTEMDPERHRSILAAIGAYPLSRKHGTETPSAWGESYRAVKEGPKAPTQAGAAGSAAAAAAAAAGAGAATEPPSKVSAPGEKEAARKAAGSAPPPAPQ comes from the exons ATGGTGAAGCTGGGTTGCAGCTTCTCGGGCAAGCCGGGCAAAGACCCCGGGGACCAGGACGGGGCGACCACGGACAGCGTCCCTCTGATCAGCCCCCTGGATGTGAGCCAGCTCCAGCCGCCTTTCCCTGACCAG GTGGTTATCAAGACGCAGACGGAATATCAGCTTTCCTCCCCGGACCAGCCAAAGAAGTTCCCTGACCTGGAGGCCCAGAAGCTGGCCTGTAACCACCCAGAGGAAGGGCGCAGG CTGCCCACGGCGCGGATGATCGCCTTTGCCATGGCGCTGCTGGGCTGTGTCCTAATCATGTACAAGGCCATCTGGTATGACCAGTTCACCTGCCCGGACGGCTTCCTGCTTCGG CACAAGATCTGCACCCCGCTGACCCTGGAGATGTACTACACCGAGATGGACCCCGAGCGCCACCGCAGCATCCTGGCGGCCATCGGGGCCTACCCGCTGAGCCGCAAACACGGCACCGAGACGCCCTCGGCCTGGGGGGAGAGCTACCGCGCCGTCAAGGAAGGGCCCAAGGCGCCCACCCAGGCGGGCGCGGCGGggtcggcggcggcggcggcggcggcggcggcgggggcgggggcggccacCGAGCCCCCCAGCAAGGTCTCCGCGCCGGGAGAGAAAGAGGCGGCGCGGAAGGCGGCCGGcagcgccccgcccccggccccgcagTGA
- the PRAP1 gene encoding proline-rich acidic protein 1 → MRRLLLVTGLLALLLGEAGPASLPQVLIKTKGPVGGPEWDTKEAWDARVVDILKTDNQLLGLLAAPNLAAATWEKRQGSKAQAGTEDTLGHVPSPRWDPELDRDDLYHPAPEEAEEAREAQDEAGLWPWALSLPQALQGPEEDRDHIYHPREDSGGP, encoded by the exons ATGAGGAG GCTCCTCCTGGTCACTGGCCTGCTGGCTTTGCtgctgggggaggcaggcccAGCTTCCCTGCCCCAG GTCCTCATCAAGACCAAAGGCCCAGTCGGGGGTCCTGAGTGGGACACAAAGGA GGCCTGGGACGCCCGTGTGGTGGACATTCTGAAAACGGACAACCAGCTCCTGGGGCTGCTAGCGGCACCAAACCTTGCCGCTGCCACGTGGGAGAAACGGCAAG GCTCCAAGGCCCAGGCAGGGACGGAGGACACCCTGGGCCATGTTCCAAGCCCCAGGTGGGATCCTGAGCTGGACCGTGATGACCTGTACCACCCAGCGCCCGAGGAGGCCgaggaggccagggaggcccAGGATGAGGCAGGGCTGTGGCCCTGGGCACTGTCACTTCCCCAGGCGCTTCAAGGGCCAGAGGAGGACCGAGACCACATCTACCACCCCAGGGAGGATTCTGGGGGGCCCTGA